ctggcgtgcccattctctctctctccctctatctgtctttctctctcaaataaataaataaataattaaaaaaaaagtttagaaactTTTCTAGgcatttgagggtttttttttttttttgttgttgttgttttgggatagggtctcactctagctcaggctgacctggaattcattatgtagtctcaaggtggctttgagctcacaatgatcctcttacctctgcgtcctgagtgctgggattaaaggtgtgtgccaccccttgaggttttttttttttttttccgaaggcAAGAAtgacaagattttatttattcaaaggtTCATTTCCAAGTGCAAGAAGATACAaattaatattgtttaaaaaatcaaatatctacCAACCAATTGTCACCTTTAAGGAAAATCACTAACAGCAAGGAACATCCAGAGCTGACTTTCTGCTCACTTTCTTCACTGGACAGTCTGGACACAGTGGACAGCAGGTCACTACTGTTGAAGCGATGGGCTATCAAGAGTCGGAGGCGCACTGGACGCGGTGAGGCACGTAGATGAGGAAACGGTAGAAGTGATCTCCCCAGCTATACAGCAGTGGCTTGGAAGCCATCCTCCACACTGAGGCCCAATAGCCTTAGGTCGTTGtctgccctctcttccccacccttCTCTCCTTCAGCTTTCTTACAAAGGCAACAGTTCTGAGCTCTCGAGAAATGGGATCTTATATACGCCTGGAGGTTGAGTGGCATAAAACAgcagttttgaaatttttttccttcttgggcCACTGATTCGATTTCAGGTCtgattttctctccctccatccatcGCCTCTACCGCCACACAGACATAAGGGCACCAGACAGCTCTAGCCTTTGATCTGCAGCGGGATTCTCCAGCAGAAGATAATTTTTTGCTGGTCATCTAGAAGTTTCCACTCCACCAACAGCTTTATAGGAGGGTGTATGCTCTTGACCGGCAGCTTGTTCAGGTAGCTGCAGGTCTTGTCTTTCTGGATGGGGCAGCTGATGCCACTCTTACAACCATCAGACTCAGGAATGTGAAAGGGGATTTCAGCGCCTATCAGGATGCCATATACCGCTGCTGTGCTGCTGTGAGATTCGGTATTGCTGGTGGAAGTGACATTGACAGGGTAGGGTTGTCCTTTGTGAAGTTCACAGCGCTGTGAGGGGCAGGGGCTCACATTCACCTCCTTCACAACTCCAACTGCAGAACCACAGTCCTTCCCTGATGGGAACATCTTCCTGTGTAAAGATaatgctcatgtgtttggaatgtAAGGGCACGTGGGAATTCTATTCAATGACCTGTGTTTGCAGAAAGGCAGTGAACGGAGAGCTCACTGAAATGAGAAGTCTAACGAGATTTCTGTGGAAGAGACAGGTGAGGCTGGCAGCCCAGGCCTCACTGTGGTGTGAGTGGTAGCTTCATATCTTGGGAAGAATCTGGGTGCCAGGATTTATGTCTTGTGAAGCAAACTTGAGTGTTTCATCACAGTCACCAATTTGTACTTCATTATCTGGTCTGGTGCTGTGGTCTGGGTCATGTGCTACCAGAAGGTAGACATGACTTTTCAGTTTCATAAccataatgtttttgtttgtttttggtgctgaggaccgaGCCCAgcaccttgtgcttgctaggcaagtgctcttccactgagctaaatccccaaccctaACCTTCATGTTTTAAATGGTAAACCTCAGTGTCCCATTTAtagaattttgtcattttttttggagataagcccaacagactggctttttttttttttttttttttttttttaatgagaaagcaagagtgaaagcgagagagaatgagagagagagaattggtgtgccagtccctttagccactgtaatcaaattccagatgtgtgcctcaccttgtgcacatgtgtagccatgcatatgcatcactttgtgcatctggcttatgtgagatatggggagtcaaacatggacccttaggctttgcaggcaagcaacttagccactaagccatttctccagcccttgtctttgtttttatttatttatttgaaagtgacagacagagagagaaagaggcagatagagagaatgggtgtgccagggcctccagccactgcaaacaaactccagacttgtatgcccccttgtgcatctggctaacgtgggtcctggggaatcgagcctcaaactggggttcttaggcttcacaggcaagcgcttaaccattaagccatctctccagccccttgtcatGATTTTTAGCTAACCAAAACCCCAGAGACTAGGGAGAC
This is a stretch of genomic DNA from Jaculus jaculus isolate mJacJac1 chromosome 9, mJacJac1.mat.Y.cur, whole genome shotgun sequence. It encodes these proteins:
- the LOC101618053 gene encoding NPC intracellular cholesterol transporter 2-like; this translates as MSYSLNRFQSMQRITYIMMKDVKFNVSLSRQRKMFPSGKDCGSAVGVVKEVNVSPCPSQRCELHKGQPYPVNVTSTSNTESHSSTAAVYGILIGAEIPFHIPESDGCKSGISCPIQKDKTCSYLNKLPVKSIHPPIKLLVEWKLLDDQQKIIFCWRIPLQIKG